A genomic region of Lytechinus pictus isolate F3 Inbred chromosome 2, Lp3.0, whole genome shotgun sequence contains the following coding sequences:
- the LOC129270379 gene encoding N-acetyllactosaminide beta-1,3-N-acetylglucosaminyltransferase 4-like encodes MMKRVRLTQAIFPFFLGAIFMYSVQILYSYPSLDKYSSSRVRAIEEGYADRIPRGYGWKNHGRYRPWNDHPRDKVVDFGGARRKRSKFELMIDEAEQLMAQVTEKKMISGQNIEESKENMQHNLRDDHAERLLAQDVNKDNELVRDPETKRSENQPGLRKNEEEHQKIQVVKEKNIISVKYTETNDSKNKLNNSQHILKDKRNIQHIPLQRNKTKHLPDESVKELVRHPETADSEKDTHSSHKDKNIVIYNKDITIPKHEHYVDEPADAHKYAYIHKPNVCSKVDGRRVRVLLIFMVTTSPKNLERRMMIRDTYGNRRRWPALSSGVFRTVFLLGAVENKTIQNSIHKESETYRDIIQEDFLDSYANLTLKTVMGLKWVANHCRHAKYTMKIDDDSMIHQARLLGLLKNATSVKFTAAESLMNAPVLRNTSSKYYISETYYPAPTYPPYLNGPGYLISTDLTEGIYKVAIKTPLFPWEDVFLGICLKRLGVTPRHIPNFMYIVARSRELRNKKRAVNLFKSHTVVSNLRPTDMMLMWTTTRIRIKGNIKNNNNLIKS; translated from the coding sequence ATGATGAAAAGAGTGCGTTTGACTCAAGcgattttccctttcttccttggCGCCATATTTATGTACAGCGTACAAATTCTTTACAGTTATCCATCACTTGATAAATATTCCAGCTCTCGGGTGCGAGCCATCGAGGAAGGGTATGCGGACCGTATCCCGCGAGGATATGGATGGAAAAACCATGGAAGGTACAGACCATGGAATGATCATCCAAGGGACAAGGTGGTGGATTTTGGAGGAGCAAGACGGAAACGAAGTAAGTTTGAGCTGATGATAGACGAGGCGGAGCAACTCATGGCTCAAGTCACGGAGAAGAAAATGATTAGTGGCCAAAATATAGAAGAGAGCAAGGAAAACATGCAACATAATCTGAGAGACGATCATGCAGAGCGTCTCTTGGCTCAGGATGTCAACAAGGACAATGAGTTGGTCAGAGACCCAGAAACAAAAAGGAGCGAAAACCAACCTGGACTACGGAAGAACGAAGAGGAGCACCAGAAGATCCAGGTCGTCAAggagaaaaacattatttcagtaaaataCACAGAAACAAACGATagcaaaaataaattaaataatagTCAACATatattgaaagataaaaggaaTATTCAACATATACCACTGCAGAGAAACAAGACGAAACATCTTCCAGATGAGAGTGTCAAGGAGTTAGTTAGACACCCAGAAACGGCAGATAGTGAGAAGGATACCCATTCTTCccataaagataaaaatattgttatcTACAACAAAGATATCACTATACCCAAGCACGAACATTACGTGGATGAACCGGCTGATGCACATAAGTATGCTTACATACATAAACCAAACGTTTGTTCTAAGGTGGATGGTAGGAGGGTAAGGGTCTTGCTTATCTTCATGGTAACCACATCTCCTAAGAACTTGGAGAGAAGGATGATGATTCGTGATACGTACGGAAATAGGCGCAGATGGCCCGCTCTCTCATCTGGGGTATTTCGGACTGTTTTTCTTTTAGGCGCGGTTGAGAACAAAACCATACAAAACAGCATCCACAAAGAGTCAGAAACCTACAGGGATATCATCCAGGAGGACTTCCTGGACAGCTACGCGAACCTGACCTTGAAGACAGTCATGGGACTGAAGTGGGTAGCGAACCATTGCAGGCATGCCAAGTATACCATGAAGATAGACGACGATTCAATGATTCACCAAGCACGACTGCTTGGGCTGCTAAAGAATGCCACTTCCGTGAAGTTCACTGCTGCAGAATCACTGATGAACGCCCCAGTGCTGCGTAACACGAGCAGCAAGTACTACATCTCTGAGACCTACTACCCTGCGCCAACATATCCTCCTTATTTGAACGGACCTGGGTATCTGATATCGACGGACCTTACCGAAGGAATATACAAAGTTGCTATCAAAACGCCTTTGTTTCCTTGGGAAGACGTTTTCTTGGGGATTTGCTTGAAGCGCCTCGGGGTTACGCCCAGACACATTCCTAATTTCATGTACATCGTAGCCAGATCTAGAGAGCTACGGAACAAGAAAAGAGCAGTAAACCTGTTTAAAAGCCACACTGTGGTTTCGAACCTGCGACCTACAGATATGATGCTCATGTGGACCACTACCCGAATAAGGATAAAAGgcaatataaaaaacaacaataatttgATAAAATCCTGA